A single region of the Brassica rapa cultivar Chiifu-401-42 chromosome A03, CAAS_Brap_v3.01, whole genome shotgun sequence genome encodes:
- the LOC103856669 gene encoding selT-like protein, which translates to MDRAQLILLGLPIFLFCSDLFNLFTPPPHRPHQPPPHVPHQQRPAGFTPETLDFPSQKQSGLGAVGYGNTVEINFCVSCSFKGTAVTMKKMLETEFPGLDLILANYPAPAPKRLLAKVVPVVQMGVIGMIVAGDRVFPLIGIAQPPAWFNSLRANRFGSMASTWLVGNFLQSYLQSSGAFEVLCNGEPVFSKLKEGRFPGEIELRDLISKKLTRPSIVSGSY; encoded by the exons ATGGACAGAGCACAGTTGATCTTGTTGGGTTTACCGATATTCTTATTTTGCTCGGATCTCTTCAACCTATTCACTCCTCCGCCTCACCGTCCTCATCAGCCACCACCGCATGTCCCTCACCAGCAGCGCCCGGCTGGGTTCACACCCGAAACCCTAGATTTCCCTTCTCAG AAACAAAGTGGCTTAGGAGCTGTTGGATATGGAAACACCGTGGAGATCAACTTCTGCGTCTCCTGTTCTTTcaa GGGAACTGCAGTGACCATGAAGAAGATGTTAGAGACGGAGTTTCCTGGTTTAGATTTGATTCTCGCGAACTACCCAGCACCAGCACCAAAGCGCCTTCTAGCTAAGGTTGTACCGGTTGTTCAGATGGGAGTTATCGGTATGATAGTTGCAGGTGATCGTGTTTTCCCCTTGATTGGAATTGCGCAGCCACCTGCTTGGTTCAACTCCTTGAGGGCCAATAGATTTGGATCCATGGCTTCCACTTGGCTTGTCGGAAACTTTCTGCAGTCTTACCTTCAAAGCTCAGGGGCCTTTGAAGTTCTCTGCAACGGGGAACCG GTGTTTTCTAAATTGAAAGAAGGTAGGTTCCCGGGAGAGATCGAGCTGAGAGATCTCATCAGTAAAAAGTTGACAAGACCGAGCATCGTCTCAGGTAGCTACTGA